Proteins found in one Manduca sexta isolate Smith_Timp_Sample1 chromosome 8, JHU_Msex_v1.0, whole genome shotgun sequence genomic segment:
- the LOC115446453 gene encoding uncharacterized protein LOC115446453 yields the protein MVPKKQFEKTSRVFPLIYFKRQYGFILATDSNLPANWSCRWGSGEIPFVFNFYSLSLKRLISLVHKGHSYIEERSCLVFKESNSMDLNQDQNNTYLYYSYSGVLENCCLPFFTKPVGRRLVLITPLCSLPAEVAHATLHGLGLRHPKNEPFAEYRTKSVLFPHHCPDYVRKIKMFNSKV from the exons AAAACAATTTGAGAAAACATCCCGCGTATTcccgttaatttattttaaacgtcaGTATGGATTTATTTTAGCTACTGATAGCAATCTGCCAGCAAATTGGTCATGTCGTTGGGGCAGCGGTGAAATACCATtcgtgtttaatttttattcattaa GTTTGAAACGTCTTATAAGTCTGGTCCATAAAGGTCATAGTTACATAGAAGAAAGGTCCTGTTTAGTGTTTAAAGAGTCGAATTCAATGGATTTAAATCAAGACCAAAATAACACTTACTTGTACTACAGCTACTCTGGAGTTCTTGAGAACTGTTGCTTGCCTTTCTTCACGAAGCCTGTGGGAAGACGG CTAGTGCTTATAACCCCATTATGTTCGCTGCCAGCGGAGGTGGCGCATGCGACACTTCACGGCCTCGGTCTTCGTCATCCGAAGAACGAACCATTCGCAGAGTACAGGACTAAATCTGTCCTGTTTCCTCACCACTGCCCGGACTATGTACGaaagataaaaatgtttaattctaAAGTATAG